A single region of the Nocardioides aquaticus genome encodes:
- a CDS encoding fatty acid desaturase family protein, whose protein sequence is MTNPQPTAEEAAGTARLTAEQLERFGEEMDAIRQRILADLGEEDAAYIRKVVKAQRGFEIAGRALFYLPPAWPLAVASLSISKILDNMEIGHNVMHGQYDWMGDPGLNSRMYEWDNVCPSDQWKNSHNFIHHTYTNIVGKDRDIGYGVLRMDEDQPWHPYYLGNPVYALLLMVFFEWGVALHDLEVENIVAGRRSLGDNKPLYPGLLRKMRRQAVKDYLLFPALTGPLFPLTFAGNAVANLVRNVWAFNIIFCGHFPAGVATFSVEECEDETRGHWYYRQLLGSANITGGKVFHLLTGNLSHQIEHHLFPDLPARRYPQIAEEVREICERYDLDYNAGPLGKQLFSVARKICRMALPDRKKADDPRDEVVEPVQVVTEPTVAA, encoded by the coding sequence ATGACGAACCCGCAGCCCACCGCCGAGGAGGCCGCCGGCACCGCACGGCTCACGGCCGAGCAGCTCGAGCGCTTCGGCGAGGAGATGGACGCGATCCGCCAACGGATCCTGGCCGACCTCGGCGAGGAGGACGCGGCCTACATCCGCAAGGTCGTCAAGGCCCAGCGTGGCTTCGAGATCGCCGGGCGCGCCCTGTTCTACCTGCCGCCGGCCTGGCCGCTGGCCGTGGCGTCGCTCAGCATCTCCAAGATCCTCGACAACATGGAGATCGGCCACAACGTCATGCATGGCCAGTACGACTGGATGGGCGACCCCGGGCTGAACTCGCGGATGTACGAGTGGGACAACGTCTGCCCCAGCGACCAGTGGAAGAACTCCCACAACTTCATCCACCACACCTACACCAACATCGTCGGCAAGGACCGCGACATCGGGTACGGCGTGCTCCGGATGGACGAGGACCAGCCGTGGCACCCGTACTACCTGGGCAACCCGGTCTACGCGCTGCTGCTGATGGTGTTCTTCGAGTGGGGCGTGGCGCTGCACGACCTCGAGGTCGAGAACATCGTCGCCGGCAGGCGGAGCCTGGGCGACAACAAGCCGCTCTACCCGGGCCTGCTGCGCAAGATGCGACGCCAGGCCGTCAAGGACTACCTGCTGTTCCCGGCGCTGACCGGGCCGCTGTTCCCGCTGACCTTCGCCGGCAACGCCGTGGCCAACCTGGTCCGCAACGTGTGGGCCTTCAACATCATCTTCTGCGGCCACTTCCCGGCCGGCGTCGCGACCTTCAGCGTCGAGGAGTGCGAGGACGAGACCCGGGGCCACTGGTACTACCGCCAGCTCCTGGGCTCGGCGAACATCACCGGCGGCAAGGTCTTCCACCTGCTCACCGGGAACCTCTCGCACCAGATCGAGCACCACCTCTTCCCCGACCTGCCGGCGCGCCGTTACCCGCAGATCGCCGAGGAGGTCCGTGAGATCTGCGAGCGCTACGACCTCGACTACAACGCCGGCCCGCTCGGCAAGCAGCTGTTCAGCGTGGCCCGCAAGATCTGCCGGATGGCGCTGCCGGACCGGAAGAAGGCCGACGACCCCCGGGACGAGGTCGTGGAGCCGGTGCAGGTCGTGACCGAGCCCACGGTGGCGGCCTGA
- a CDS encoding DUF6104 family protein encodes MYFTDRGIEELQRRRGDEEVTLAWLGERLQEFTDTHPEHEAAVERFATWLARLDDPED; translated from the coding sequence ATGTACTTCACCGACCGTGGCATCGAGGAGCTGCAGCGACGCCGGGGTGACGAGGAGGTCACCCTGGCGTGGCTGGGCGAGCGGCTGCAGGAGTTCACCGACACCCACCCCGAGCACGAGGCGGCGGTGGAGCGGTTCGCCACCTGGCTCGCACGCCTCGACGACCCCGAGGACTGA